A window of the Cystobacter fuscus genome harbors these coding sequences:
- a CDS encoding Crp/Fnr family transcriptional regulator produces MNHKLVDYFRRISPLSDEEAQAILDSMVVKTCPKGTHLLMAGQVSTEAYFVLQGCVRQYYVVDGEERSNGFFTEDEWVLSIHSMMNQTPADHFLVCAEDTTVVVGTEQREGDLYRRFPRFESISRMVMQKVLAEQQERFASYLTDTPEQRYLKLSKTRPDILQRIPQYQLASYIGVKPESLSRIRKRIATRGKPATPRRKA; encoded by the coding sequence ATGAACCACAAGCTCGTCGACTACTTCCGCCGCATCTCTCCTCTGTCGGACGAGGAAGCCCAGGCCATCCTGGACAGCATGGTGGTGAAGACCTGTCCGAAAGGTACGCACCTGCTCATGGCGGGTCAGGTCAGCACCGAGGCCTACTTCGTCCTCCAGGGCTGCGTCCGCCAGTACTACGTCGTCGATGGTGAAGAGCGGAGCAACGGGTTCTTCACCGAGGACGAATGGGTCCTCTCGATTCACAGCATGATGAACCAGACCCCGGCGGATCACTTCCTGGTCTGCGCGGAAGACACCACGGTGGTGGTGGGCACCGAGCAACGCGAGGGGGACCTGTATCGACGCTTCCCTCGCTTCGAGAGCATCTCCCGGATGGTGATGCAGAAGGTCCTGGCGGAACAGCAGGAGCGGTTCGCTTCCTATCTCACCGATACCCCGGAGCAGCGCTACCTCAAGCTCTCGAAGACGCGGCCGGACATCCTCCAGCGGATTCCCCAGTACCAACTGGCCAGCTACATCGGTGTGAAGCCCGAGTCGCTGAGCCGGATCCGCAAGCGTATCGCCACGCGCGGCAAGCCGGCTACGCCGCGACGGAAGGCGTGA
- a CDS encoding DUF4386 domain-containing protein, which translates to MNTTRLHTRSLGILFLLPFFAYGIGTALVTSVLKEPEHLAMVVGQRTPFVGGALLLLLNSITVVGIGVLFFPILRERSPSIALAYVCTRIMEALILIVGVVFLLCILQLGESARGQTTPELVTLSTLLSKGNFWAYQLAMIILGAGSVAFCLSLYRSRLLPSLLPLVGAVGYGLLALGAVLELFGLPWGPLFSGPGGLFELFLGGWLIAKGFRTVTPSVAA; encoded by the coding sequence ATGAACACCACCCGCCTTCACACCCGCTCCCTGGGAATTCTCTTTCTCCTTCCGTTCTTCGCCTACGGCATCGGCACCGCGCTCGTCACCTCCGTCCTGAAGGAGCCGGAGCACCTGGCCATGGTGGTCGGTCAGAGGACGCCGTTCGTCGGGGGCGCGCTGCTGCTCCTGTTGAACTCCATCACCGTCGTCGGGATTGGCGTGCTGTTCTTTCCGATCCTCCGCGAGCGGAGCCCGAGCATCGCCCTCGCGTACGTCTGCACGCGGATCATGGAGGCGCTGATCCTCATCGTCGGGGTGGTGTTCCTTCTGTGCATCCTTCAGCTCGGAGAATCCGCGCGAGGGCAGACGACGCCGGAGCTGGTGACCCTGTCCACACTTCTCTCGAAGGGGAACTTCTGGGCGTACCAGCTCGCGATGATCATCCTGGGGGCCGGCAGTGTGGCGTTCTGCCTGTCGCTGTACCGCTCCCGGCTTCTTCCCTCGTTGCTCCCGCTGGTGGGCGCGGTGGGCTACGGGCTTCTGGCGCTGGGGGCCGTGCTCGAGCTCTTCGGGCTGCCGTGGGGCCCCCTCTTCTCCGGGCCCGGGGGCCTGTTCGAGCTGTTCCTCGGCGGCTGGCTCATCGCCAAGGGGTTCCGGACGGTCACGCCTTCCGTCGCGGCGTAG
- a CDS encoding TIGR01777 family oxidoreductase, which produces MGATRKVVLAGGSGFLGRSLARELEARGDEAIILTRSPAPGSVREVAWDGRTLGDWCARLEGAMAVVNLAGRSVDCRYTPENRREILSSRLDSVRVLGEAIRRCATPPGVWVQAASLAILGNSGDAVRDERSPPGEGFSVDVCRQWEAAFAEQRSPGTRQVLLRIGFALGRDGGALDKLARLTRWGLGGAVGSGEQYISWLHIADLNALFLRAIEDPFMAGVYNATGPSPVTNAEFMRTLRRVLHRPWSPSVPAWAVRVGARLMGTEAELALSGRRGIPQRLMAEGFTFRHTNLHEALADILG; this is translated from the coding sequence ATGGGAGCGACGCGGAAGGTGGTGCTCGCGGGAGGCAGCGGTTTTCTCGGCCGTTCACTCGCGCGGGAGCTGGAGGCGAGGGGTGACGAGGCCATCATCCTCACCCGCTCCCCCGCGCCGGGCTCGGTTCGCGAGGTGGCCTGGGACGGCCGGACCCTGGGGGACTGGTGCGCGCGACTCGAGGGCGCCATGGCAGTGGTCAACCTCGCGGGCCGCAGCGTGGACTGCCGCTACACGCCGGAGAACCGGCGCGAAATCCTCTCCTCGCGGCTCGACTCGGTGCGCGTGCTGGGCGAGGCCATCCGCCGGTGCGCCACGCCTCCGGGTGTCTGGGTTCAAGCCGCCTCGCTCGCCATCCTGGGCAACTCGGGCGACGCCGTGCGCGACGAGCGCTCACCGCCGGGCGAGGGCTTCTCCGTGGACGTGTGCCGCCAGTGGGAAGCGGCCTTCGCCGAGCAGCGCTCGCCTGGCACACGCCAGGTGCTGCTGCGCATCGGCTTCGCGCTGGGACGGGATGGGGGCGCGCTCGACAAGCTCGCGAGGCTGACACGCTGGGGGCTCGGCGGCGCGGTGGGCAGCGGCGAGCAGTACATCAGCTGGCTGCACATCGCTGACCTCAACGCCCTCTTCCTCCGGGCCATCGAGGACCCGTTCATGGCGGGCGTGTACAACGCGACCGGGCCCTCGCCCGTGACGAACGCGGAGTTCATGCGCACGTTGCGCCGGGTGCTGCACCGCCCCTGGAGCCCGTCCGTGCCCGCGTGGGCGGTGCGCGTGGGCGCGCGGTTGATGGGCACGGAGGCGGAGCTGGCCCTGAGCGGGCGACGCGGCATCCCCCAGCGGCTGATGGCCGAGGGCTTCACCTTCCGCCACACGAATCTCCACGAGGCCCTGGCGGATATCCTCGGCTAG
- a CDS encoding sugar ABC transporter substrate-binding protein: MSPISPLPARRTAGLLAALLLAAPGCKRDQPEAPGATAPAKAPSGGKIALLLPESKTARYESHDRPHFERRVKELCADCEVLYSNADQSVSKQQDQAEAALVNGAKVLVLDPVDSGAAAAIVARARQSKVAVLSYERLILNADVDYYISFDNEQVGRLQGQALVDKLKADGKTQGSIVMLHGAPTDDSSRFYKSGAHSIIDGSGLTVGAEYDTPDWSPDKAQQEMEQAITRLGKDKIIGVYSANDGMAGGAIAAMKAAGIDPLPPVTGQDAELTAVQRILTGEQYMTVYLAIKLEAGIAAEVAVALLRGEKPPAERINGKVNNGTKDVPSILLTPVAVTKENVKSTVLADKFWTAAQLCEGAYASACASAQLTP, from the coding sequence ATGAGCCCAATCTCCCCCCTGCCCGCCCGCCGCACCGCGGGCCTGCTCGCCGCACTGCTGCTCGCGGCTCCCGGATGCAAGCGCGATCAGCCCGAGGCTCCAGGCGCCACGGCCCCGGCCAAGGCCCCCTCGGGCGGGAAGATCGCCCTGTTGCTGCCGGAGTCCAAGACGGCGCGCTACGAGAGCCATGATCGGCCGCACTTCGAGCGCCGCGTGAAGGAGCTGTGCGCGGACTGCGAGGTGCTCTACAGCAACGCCGACCAGAGCGTCTCCAAGCAGCAGGACCAGGCCGAAGCCGCCCTGGTCAACGGCGCCAAGGTGCTCGTGCTGGATCCCGTGGACTCCGGCGCCGCGGCGGCCATCGTCGCGCGCGCCCGCCAGTCGAAGGTGGCGGTGCTCAGCTACGAGCGCCTCATCCTCAACGCGGACGTGGACTACTACATCTCCTTCGACAACGAGCAGGTGGGCAGGCTGCAGGGCCAGGCCCTGGTGGACAAGCTCAAGGCGGACGGCAAGACGCAGGGCAGCATCGTGATGCTCCACGGCGCGCCCACCGACGACAGCTCCCGGTTCTACAAGTCCGGCGCCCACAGCATCATCGATGGCAGCGGGCTCACGGTGGGCGCCGAGTACGACACCCCGGACTGGAGCCCCGACAAGGCCCAGCAGGAGATGGAGCAGGCCATCACCCGGCTCGGCAAGGACAAGATCATCGGCGTGTACTCGGCCAACGACGGCATGGCCGGTGGCGCCATCGCGGCGATGAAGGCCGCGGGCATCGATCCCCTGCCCCCCGTGACGGGCCAGGACGCGGAGCTGACGGCCGTCCAGCGCATCCTCACGGGCGAGCAGTACATGACGGTCTACCTGGCCATCAAGCTCGAGGCGGGGATCGCCGCCGAGGTGGCCGTGGCGCTGCTGCGCGGCGAGAAGCCGCCGGCCGAGCGCATCAACGGCAAGGTGAACAACGGCACCAAGGACGTGCCCTCCATCCTGCTGACCCCCGTGGCCGTCACCAAGGAGAACGTGAAGAGCACGGTGCTCGCCGACAAGTTCTGGACGGCCGCGCAGCTGTGCGAGGGCGCGTACGCGAGCGCCTGCGCCAGCGCGCAGCTCACTCCCTGA
- a CDS encoding thiol-disulfide oxidoreductase DCC family protein, with the protein MRALCVLYDETCGFCVSCARWLEEQSTWVALECLASGGQEAARRFPELRRSGSREELLVVDDEGGVYRDTQAWLMVLWALEDYREWALRLSSPTLMPLARNAFELLSSNRRRLSGWLHLEDEAVHQHLVREAGPPDAPRCGPDDAACRLPSLERCGGCGQPRVRGRELCPHCLAEVVARG; encoded by the coding sequence ATGCGAGCCCTCTGCGTGCTGTATGACGAGACATGTGGCTTCTGTGTGAGCTGCGCGCGGTGGTTGGAGGAGCAGTCCACGTGGGTCGCGCTCGAGTGCCTCGCCTCGGGAGGCCAGGAGGCGGCGCGGCGCTTTCCCGAGCTGCGGCGCTCTGGCAGCCGGGAGGAGCTGCTCGTGGTGGATGACGAGGGGGGCGTCTACCGGGACACCCAGGCCTGGCTGATGGTGCTCTGGGCGTTGGAGGACTACCGGGAGTGGGCACTGCGGCTGTCGAGCCCCACTCTGATGCCGCTGGCGCGCAACGCCTTCGAGCTGCTCTCCAGCAACCGCCGGAGGTTGTCCGGCTGGCTGCACCTGGAGGACGAGGCGGTGCACCAGCACCTGGTGCGCGAGGCGGGGCCACCGGATGCGCCCAGATGCGGCCCGGACGACGCGGCCTGCCGCCTGCCGTCGCTGGAGCGATGCGGCGGCTGCGGCCAACCCAGGGTGAGGGGCCGCGAGCTCTGCCCGCATTGCCTCGCGGAGGTCGTGGCGCGGGGATAA
- a CDS encoding serine/threonine-protein kinase: MSETCPRCGASVDEGRLAVCASCLLGEDGAGPERIGALELEEEIGRGGMGQVFRARHVRLDRPVAVKFLTGEAASSPEAQARFAREARALALLDHPHIVRVHDFGEEEGERYLVMELVEGRGLSELLPLPPTEAVRVALQVCDALAYAHARGVVHRDIKPANILVDEEGRVKVTDFGIARIVRSEGRRDTLTAVHTVVGTPEYMAPEALAGAAPDPRMDVYAVGVLLHEMVTGRPLTAGSPTLTGALGTMVRRAVALDPARRYASAHALGLDLRRLADGAAEAALPPDEAVWLRTVAVLQAVACALVLWALVVSVTPRVLAPEQMDLLTMQPVARLADGRWVTKARFETGPILGAVAGLAVALAAYGLLRRHWRQEGLDAPTPELPLREARVFLGVASVNSTLFALHLGLAWSAGLSLPHFMPLIGGLLELGTLYLLCVAVLEAWRRQRALSREPRLWWGVVLMLLPPAIELGLQLHAWRP; this comes from the coding sequence ATGAGCGAGACGTGTCCACGCTGCGGTGCCTCGGTGGACGAGGGGCGCCTGGCGGTCTGCGCCAGCTGCCTGCTGGGCGAGGATGGGGCGGGCCCGGAGCGCATTGGCGCGCTGGAGCTGGAAGAGGAGATCGGGCGCGGGGGCATGGGCCAGGTCTTCCGGGCGAGGCACGTGCGCCTGGATCGGCCGGTGGCGGTGAAGTTCCTCACCGGGGAGGCAGCCTCCAGCCCCGAGGCCCAGGCCCGCTTCGCCCGCGAGGCGCGGGCCCTGGCGCTGTTGGATCACCCCCACATCGTCCGGGTGCATGACTTCGGAGAAGAGGAAGGCGAGCGCTACCTGGTGATGGAGCTGGTGGAGGGCCGTGGCCTGTCGGAGCTCTTGCCCCTGCCTCCCACGGAGGCCGTGCGCGTGGCGCTCCAGGTGTGCGACGCGCTGGCCTACGCGCACGCGCGCGGCGTGGTGCACCGGGACATCAAGCCCGCCAACATCCTCGTGGACGAGGAGGGGCGGGTGAAGGTGACGGACTTCGGCATCGCCCGCATCGTGCGCTCGGAGGGCCGCCGCGACACCCTCACCGCCGTGCACACCGTCGTGGGCACCCCCGAGTACATGGCCCCGGAGGCACTCGCCGGGGCCGCGCCGGATCCGCGCATGGACGTGTACGCGGTGGGCGTGCTGCTGCACGAGATGGTGACGGGCCGGCCGCTGACGGCGGGCTCGCCCACCCTGACGGGGGCGCTCGGGACGATGGTGCGGCGCGCGGTGGCGTTGGATCCCGCGCGGCGCTACGCCAGTGCCCACGCCCTGGGGTTGGACTTGCGGCGCCTGGCTGACGGCGCGGCGGAGGCGGCCCTGCCCCCGGACGAGGCCGTCTGGTTGCGCACGGTGGCGGTGCTCCAGGCGGTGGCGTGCGCGCTGGTGCTCTGGGCGCTCGTCGTCTCGGTGACGCCGCGGGTGTTGGCGCCCGAGCAGATGGATCTGCTCACCATGCAGCCCGTGGCGCGGCTCGCGGACGGCCGGTGGGTGACGAAGGCGCGCTTCGAGACGGGCCCCATCCTCGGGGCGGTGGCGGGGCTGGCGGTGGCGCTCGCGGCGTATGGCCTGCTGCGTCGGCACTGGCGCCAGGAGGGCCTGGATGCCCCCACCCCGGAGCTTCCCCTGCGCGAGGCGCGCGTCTTCCTGGGGGTGGCCAGTGTGAACTCGACATTGTTCGCGCTGCACCTGGGGCTCGCGTGGTCGGCGGGCCTGTCCTTGCCCCACTTCATGCCGCTGATTGGAGGGCTGCTGGAATTGGGGACGCTCTACCTGCTCTGTGTCGCCGTCTTGGAGGCCTGGCGGCGCCAGCGGGCACTCTCCCGCGAGCCCCGGCTGTGGTGGGGGGTGGTCCTGATGCTCCTCCCACCGGCCATCGAGCTGGGCCTCCAGCTCCACGCCTGGCGGCCCTGA
- a CDS encoding RNA polymerase sigma factor → MGADARDAGPGLFPPTRWTLIRSARASPEARRAALESLLGTYWRPLYVYMRRQGLDAEAARDAVQGLLLRLLEHGFLERLNPEKGRLRGYLLTAARNHLSHRHERESAARRGGGMAALPLDFELAERIASQDAQGPDEAFEREWASSVMERALERLRAEYEGGERKGPFTLVLQFFRPGEPPSYRDAAQAHGMSLPQLKTFLHRARVRYRELVREEVADTVDAPEEAEAELAELLRVLKR, encoded by the coding sequence ATGGGCGCGGACGCACGAGACGCGGGGCCTGGGCTCTTTCCTCCCACGCGCTGGACCCTCATCCGCTCGGCACGGGCTTCGCCGGAGGCGCGCCGCGCGGCGCTCGAGTCGCTGCTGGGCACCTACTGGCGCCCGCTCTACGTCTACATGCGCCGCCAGGGCCTGGACGCCGAGGCCGCGCGCGACGCGGTGCAGGGGCTGCTCCTGCGGCTGTTGGAGCACGGCTTCCTCGAGCGGCTCAACCCCGAGAAGGGCCGGCTGCGCGGCTACCTGCTGACGGCGGCGCGCAACCACCTGTCCCACCGGCACGAGCGCGAGAGCGCCGCCCGGCGGGGCGGTGGGATGGCCGCGCTGCCCCTGGACTTCGAGCTGGCCGAGCGCATCGCCTCCCAGGACGCGCAGGGTCCGGACGAGGCCTTCGAGCGGGAGTGGGCCTCGAGCGTCATGGAGCGAGCCCTGGAGCGGCTCCGGGCGGAGTACGAGGGAGGCGAGCGCAAGGGCCCCTTCACCCTGGTGCTCCAGTTCTTCCGTCCCGGCGAGCCGCCGAGCTACCGCGACGCGGCGCAGGCGCACGGCATGTCCCTGCCGCAGCTCAAGACGTTCCTCCACCGGGCGCGAGTGCGCTACCGGGAGCTGGTGCGCGAGGAAGTGGCGGACACGGTGGACGCGCCCGAGGAGGCGGAGGCCGAGCTCGCCGAGTTGCTCCGGGTGCTGAAGCGATGA
- a CDS encoding LysE family translocator, translated as MLDLTTSMFFLAATLALNVTPGPDMLYVVARSVSEGRKAGIVSALGIAAGCLVHTVAIAAGLSGLLMAVPLAFEVVKLTGAAYLLYLGVRALLSRDTGLAAPTVEHARLWAIFRQGVVTNVLNPKVALFFLAFLPQFVDPKRGPMAAQLVLLGFLFNASGTLVNTVVALVSSRAGQWTKHRVGSSSLFKRATGLVFVGLGLRLALLERK; from the coding sequence ATGCTCGACTTGACGACCTCGATGTTCTTCCTGGCCGCGACGCTCGCGCTCAACGTGACGCCCGGCCCCGACATGCTCTACGTGGTGGCTCGTAGCGTGAGCGAGGGCCGCAAGGCGGGCATCGTCTCGGCGCTGGGCATCGCGGCCGGATGCCTCGTGCACACCGTGGCCATCGCCGCGGGGCTCTCGGGCCTGCTCATGGCCGTGCCGCTCGCGTTCGAGGTGGTGAAGCTCACGGGCGCGGCCTACCTGCTCTACCTCGGCGTGCGTGCGCTCCTCAGCCGCGACACCGGGTTGGCCGCGCCCACCGTCGAGCACGCCCGCCTGTGGGCCATCTTCCGCCAGGGCGTCGTCACCAACGTGCTCAACCCCAAGGTGGCCCTGTTCTTCCTCGCCTTCCTCCCTCAATTCGTGGACCCGAAGCGCGGCCCCATGGCGGCGCAACTCGTCCTGCTCGGGTTCCTCTTCAATGCCTCGGGCACGCTGGTGAACACGGTGGTGGCGCTCGTGTCGAGCCGGGCCGGGCAGTGGACGAAGCACCGCGTGGGCTCGTCCTCCCTCTTCAAGCGCGCCACGGGGTTGGTGTTCGTGGGGCTCGGGCTGCGGCTCGCCCTGCTCGAGCGGAAGTAG
- a CDS encoding response regulator has translation MTSKEQQQEPHGDIFVGDGEMARLMRAHDWASTSLGAPENWPNALKVALRLLLTSRFEMWLGWGPDINFFYNDAYRPTLGVKHPKSLGVPTRLLWAEIWDDIKDRLQTVYERGEATWDRALLLLLRRNGYPEETYHTFSYSPLLGDSGKVEGVFCAVSEETDRVISERRLASLRELASRLAPASSRAEVINAVREGLGGNLYDLPFSLTYLFDEEGQGQLACATGIEPDHGCAPAILGASGDLWDLSAIWAGEANVTVDLRGREALPTGSWDRPPTTAAVVPLIGQGGERPRGAMIVGLNPYRPVDESYVPFLKLLAGQVSSSLANAEAHEAAHQRAAALAEAVEMRQKAADVLRQANERLTSEVELRTQERDRFRTLFQQAPSFMCILSGPDHVFELVNDAYLQLVGHRDLIGLPAREALPEIEGQGFFELLDGVYTQGEAFVGRNMPVMIQRARGGALEERFVHLVYQPIMEPDGKVSGIFVDGYDVTHQKRAEEQLQNLNETLEQRVAARTDELADTLERLRRETAERQKMEAALRQAQKIEALGKLTGGVAHDFNNLLQVISGNLQLLVKDIAGNARAETRVQNALAGVARGSKLASQLLAFGRRQPLEPKVVNLGRLLKNMDDLLRRALGEDIEIETVVSGGLWNSLVDPNQIENAILNLAINARDAMQDGGRLTIEAGNALLDDEYASQHEEVKPGQYVMLAVTDTGAGIPPDILERVFEPFFSTKPEGKGTGLGLSMVHGLVKQSGGHIKLYSEVGEGTTIKLYLPRVAQSEDVLTDISKAPVRGGTETILVVEDDDDVRETAVGLLSELGYRVLKARDAASALNVVESGIPIDLLFTDVVMPGPLRSPELARKAKERLPHIGVLLTSGYTENAIVHHGRLDPGVELLSKPYTREALARKVRHVLGNEAQHRLVKQQRTEASAPVLAAEDVPRRLTVVLVEDDELIRSNTAEHLVDQGHVVVEAQDAESALTALSTSQADVLLTDVGLPGRSGTELAREAVARWPHLKVIFASGDDAGLAESGLSNAVVLLKPYTPKDLAATLAKVSKNSNRRT, from the coding sequence TTGACGTCGAAGGAGCAGCAGCAGGAACCCCACGGCGACATCTTCGTCGGCGATGGCGAGATGGCCAGGCTGATGCGGGCCCACGACTGGGCCTCCACTTCCCTGGGCGCGCCGGAGAACTGGCCGAACGCGCTGAAGGTGGCCCTTCGGCTGCTGCTCACCTCGCGGTTCGAGATGTGGCTGGGCTGGGGCCCCGACATCAACTTCTTCTACAACGACGCCTACCGGCCCACGCTGGGGGTCAAGCACCCGAAGTCGCTCGGGGTGCCGACCCGGCTCCTGTGGGCCGAGATCTGGGACGACATCAAGGATCGCCTGCAGACCGTCTACGAGCGGGGAGAGGCGACCTGGGACCGGGCGCTGCTGCTGCTCCTGCGCCGCAACGGCTATCCCGAGGAGACCTACCACACCTTCTCCTATAGCCCGCTGCTCGGCGACAGCGGCAAGGTGGAAGGGGTGTTCTGCGCCGTCTCGGAAGAGACGGACCGGGTGATCAGCGAGCGGCGCCTGGCGTCGCTCCGCGAACTGGCCTCCCGGCTCGCTCCCGCCTCGAGCCGGGCCGAGGTGATCAACGCCGTCCGGGAGGGGCTCGGCGGCAATCTGTACGATCTGCCCTTCAGCCTGACCTATCTGTTCGACGAGGAGGGTCAGGGGCAGCTGGCCTGCGCGACCGGGATTGAGCCCGACCACGGCTGCGCGCCCGCGATCCTGGGCGCGAGCGGCGACCTCTGGGACCTGAGCGCCATCTGGGCCGGCGAGGCCAACGTGACGGTGGACCTCCGCGGCCGTGAGGCCCTGCCGACGGGCTCCTGGGACAGGCCGCCGACCACCGCCGCGGTGGTTCCGCTGATCGGCCAGGGCGGGGAGCGTCCGCGAGGAGCGATGATCGTCGGACTGAACCCCTACCGCCCGGTAGACGAGAGCTATGTGCCGTTCCTGAAGCTCCTGGCGGGGCAGGTGTCGTCCAGCCTGGCCAACGCCGAGGCGCACGAAGCCGCGCACCAGAGGGCCGCGGCGCTGGCGGAGGCCGTGGAGATGCGCCAGAAGGCGGCCGACGTCCTGCGCCAGGCCAATGAGCGGCTGACCTCCGAGGTCGAGCTGCGCACCCAGGAGCGTGATCGCTTCCGCACGCTGTTCCAGCAGGCTCCCAGCTTCATGTGCATCCTGTCCGGCCCGGACCACGTGTTCGAGCTGGTCAACGACGCCTACCTGCAGCTGGTCGGCCACCGAGACCTGATCGGCCTTCCGGCGCGCGAGGCCCTGCCGGAGATCGAGGGCCAGGGCTTCTTCGAGCTGCTGGACGGGGTCTATACCCAGGGCGAGGCCTTCGTGGGCCGCAACATGCCGGTGATGATCCAGCGCGCGCGCGGCGGTGCGCTGGAGGAGCGTTTCGTCCACCTCGTCTATCAGCCGATCATGGAGCCGGACGGCAAGGTGTCCGGCATCTTCGTCGATGGCTACGACGTCACGCACCAGAAGCGAGCCGAAGAGCAATTGCAGAACCTGAACGAGACGCTCGAGCAGCGGGTCGCGGCGCGCACGGACGAGCTGGCGGACACACTCGAGCGCCTGCGGCGGGAGACGGCCGAGCGGCAGAAGATGGAGGCGGCGCTCCGCCAGGCCCAGAAGATCGAGGCCCTCGGCAAGCTCACGGGGGGCGTCGCCCACGACTTCAACAACCTCCTGCAGGTGATCAGCGGAAACCTGCAACTGCTGGTCAAGGACATCGCCGGCAACGCCCGGGCCGAGACCCGCGTGCAGAACGCCCTGGCCGGGGTGGCGCGAGGCTCGAAGCTGGCCTCGCAGCTCCTGGCCTTCGGCCGTCGTCAGCCGCTGGAGCCCAAGGTGGTGAACCTGGGCCGCCTGCTGAAGAACATGGACGATCTGCTGCGGCGGGCGCTGGGCGAGGACATCGAGATCGAGACCGTGGTGTCGGGCGGGCTGTGGAACAGCCTGGTCGACCCGAACCAGATCGAGAACGCCATCCTCAACCTGGCGATCAACGCCCGGGACGCCATGCAGGACGGCGGCCGACTGACGATCGAGGCGGGCAACGCCCTGCTGGACGACGAGTACGCGAGCCAGCACGAGGAGGTGAAGCCCGGGCAATACGTGATGCTCGCCGTCACCGACACCGGCGCCGGGATCCCGCCGGACATCCTGGAGCGCGTGTTCGAGCCCTTCTTCAGCACCAAGCCGGAAGGGAAAGGGACCGGTCTGGGGCTCTCGATGGTGCACGGACTGGTCAAGCAGTCCGGCGGCCATATCAAGCTCTACAGCGAGGTCGGCGAGGGCACGACCATCAAGCTGTACCTGCCGCGCGTCGCCCAGAGCGAGGACGTCCTCACCGACATCAGCAAGGCGCCGGTGCGCGGCGGGACCGAGACCATCCTGGTGGTCGAGGACGATGACGACGTGCGGGAGACCGCGGTCGGCCTGCTCTCCGAACTCGGCTACCGGGTGCTCAAGGCCCGCGATGCGGCCAGTGCCCTGAACGTCGTCGAGAGCGGAATCCCGATCGATCTCCTGTTCACGGACGTGGTGATGCCCGGCCCGCTGCGGAGCCCGGAACTCGCCCGCAAGGCCAAGGAGCGCCTCCCACACATCGGGGTGCTGCTCACCTCGGGCTACACCGAGAACGCCATCGTCCATCACGGGCGGCTGGACCCGGGGGTGGAGCTGCTCTCCAAGCCCTACACGCGCGAGGCCCTGGCCCGAAAGGTGCGGCACGTGCTGGGCAACGAGGCACAGCATCGGCTGGTCAAGCAGCAGCGGACCGAGGCATCCGCCCCGGTCCTGGCGGCGGAGGACGTGCCACGTCGCCTCACGGTCGTGCTGGTCGAGGACGATGAACTCATTCGTTCGAACACGGCCGAGCACCTGGTGGACCAGGGTCACGTGGTGGTGGAGGCCCAGGACGCCGAGAGCGCGCTCACCGCGCTGTCCACCAGCCAGGCGGACGTACTCCTGACCGACGTGGGGCTGCCGGGGCGCTCGGGCACGGAACTGGCGCGCGAGGCCGTCGCCCGCTGGCCACACCTGAAGGTGATCTTCGCCAGCGGCGACGACGCGGGGTTGGCGGAATCGGGCCTGTCGAACGCCGTGGTGCTGCTGAAGCCCTACACGCCCAAGGACCTGGCGGCGACCCTGGCCAAGGTGTCGAAGAATTCGAATCGCAGGACGTGA